A genomic region of uncultured Acidilobus sp. JCHS contains the following coding sequences:
- a CDS encoding Valyl-tRNA synthetase, producing MLARALAALELKPRIEETRWDPSKELELLKLWDEEKSSAKPDEWRGKEVFVIDTPPPYASGKWHVGGAAHYAQIDMIARYFRLKGYYVLAPFYADRNGLPVEVQVEKTYGINAKEIASTPEGRRKFLQLCRDFLDRAEADLVRIWRRMGCDFEYWKDGTDSPRYRTITQATFIRLFREGLIYEAERPVRWCPRCGTTLAEAEIEYDERDDYLYYVKYKLADSDDYLVVATTRPELIPACAAIVYNPKDSRYKGLAGRKAIAPLFGHEVVILEHPSVDMNFGTGLEMVCSYGDEDDVRLFRELGLKPKVIVDERGVMTSEAGLLAGLPVEEARKRVAEELEKNGLLVKKERIRHTVPVCWRCKTPLQIINRRELFLRQLDYKDRLKELISTIKFAPEFHRRKLIDWIDSISMDWPISRDRYYGTEIPLWRCTKCGALLVPEPGRYYRPWEEEPPWSSCPVCGAPKEYLIGERRVFDTWFDSSVSMLYATRWAEDPEFYQKASGNVLRPQGEDIIRTWLYYTLLRVYQLTGRPAFRWVRITGMGLDPKGRPMHKSLGNVIDPEPIIEKYGADAFRFWAAASSRLGYDYKYDEKKIVTGRNFATKLWNLARFISSFPEPASANLTPLDKAFLALSQRYLDAAVRGYEVLDVYEPAVQLYELAWNVFASHYVELVKDRAYSDEWPQEERESAWYTLHRTFKAILVLLSPLMPFVTDYIFRKLYGTRVHSQGLPGPLIEGVEADKLAGDAELVMKVNNAIWSFKKQRGIRLSEPLKGRVYITIGRLSPYLKDLGSLHKVEFVVTDRMPEGAQVIEDGLYLVSEA from the coding sequence TTGCTGGCAAGGGCCCTGGCCGCTTTGGAGCTCAAGCCGAGGATTGAGGAGACTAGGTGGGACCCCAGCAAGGAGCTCGAGCTGCTGAAGCTGTGGGACGAGGAGAAGAGCTCCGCTAAGCCTGATGAGTGGAGAGGTAAGGAGGTTTTCGTTATTGACACGCCGCCCCCCTACGCCAGCGGCAAGTGGCACGTGGGAGGTGCCGCCCACTACGCCCAGATAGACATGATAGCCAGGTACTTCAGGCTCAAGGGCTACTACGTGCTAGCTCCCTTCTATGCGGACAGGAACGGCTTACCTGTTGAGGTGCAGGTCGAGAAGACCTATGGGATTAACGCCAAGGAGATCGCCTCGACTCCTGAGGGCCGCAGGAAGTTCCTGCAGCTCTGCCGCGACTTCCTTGACAGGGCTGAGGCGGACCTCGTCAGGATATGGAGGAGGATGGGCTGCGACTTCGAGTACTGGAAGGACGGCACCGACAGCCCCAGGTACAGGACCATTACCCAGGCCACGTTCATTCGCCTCTTCAGGGAGGGCCTGATATATGAGGCTGAGAGACCCGTCAGGTGGTGCCCTCGCTGTGGCACCACGTTAGCAGAGGCTGAGATAGAGTACGATGAGAGGGACGACTACCTATATTACGTAAAGTACAAGCTCGCTGACTCCGACGATTACCTTGTAGTGGCCACCACGAGGCCTGAGCTTATCCCTGCCTGCGCCGCGATAGTCTATAACCCCAAGGACTCCAGATACAAGGGTCTCGCTGGCCGTAAGGCGATAGCTCCCCTCTTCGGCCACGAAGTGGTCATACTTGAACACCCTAGCGTCGACATGAACTTTGGCACCGGCCTTGAGATGGTCTGCAGCTATGGTGATGAAGACGACGTGAGGCTCTTCAGGGAGCTAGGGCTCAAGCCTAAGGTAATAGTAGACGAGAGGGGGGTCATGACCTCCGAGGCCGGCCTTCTGGCGGGTCTTCCTGTAGAGGAGGCCAGGAAGAGGGTGGCCGAGGAGCTTGAGAAGAACGGCCTGCTGGTCAAGAAGGAGAGGATAAGGCACACGGTGCCTGTGTGCTGGAGGTGTAAGACACCTCTTCAGATAATAAACAGGAGGGAACTCTTCCTCAGGCAGCTCGACTACAAGGACCGCCTAAAGGAGCTCATCTCTACTATCAAGTTCGCGCCTGAGTTCCACAGGAGGAAGCTCATAGACTGGATCGACTCAATATCCATGGACTGGCCCATATCAAGGGACAGGTACTACGGCACTGAGATACCTCTGTGGAGGTGCACCAAGTGCGGAGCCCTGCTGGTTCCTGAGCCGGGAAGGTACTACAGGCCCTGGGAGGAGGAGCCTCCCTGGAGCTCCTGCCCGGTGTGCGGGGCGCCTAAGGAATACCTCATAGGCGAGAGGAGGGTCTTCGACACCTGGTTCGACTCAAGCGTATCAATGCTGTACGCAACCAGGTGGGCTGAGGACCCCGAGTTCTACCAGAAGGCCTCAGGCAACGTCCTGAGGCCCCAGGGGGAGGACATAATAAGGACGTGGCTCTACTACACCCTCCTGAGGGTCTACCAGCTCACCGGCAGGCCCGCCTTCAGGTGGGTAAGGATAACTGGGATGGGCCTCGACCCGAAGGGCAGGCCAATGCACAAGAGCCTGGGCAACGTGATAGACCCTGAGCCCATTATTGAGAAGTACGGCGCTGACGCCTTCAGGTTCTGGGCCGCCGCGTCATCAAGGCTGGGGTACGACTACAAGTATGACGAGAAGAAGATTGTAACGGGCAGGAACTTCGCCACAAAGCTGTGGAACTTAGCCAGGTTCATATCATCTTTCCCTGAGCCTGCCTCAGCTAACCTAACGCCTCTAGACAAAGCCTTCCTAGCGCTGTCCCAGAGGTACCTGGACGCCGCCGTACGGGGCTATGAGGTGCTTGACGTTTACGAACCCGCTGTCCAGCTTTACGAGCTTGCCTGGAACGTCTTCGCCTCCCACTACGTCGAGCTTGTAAAGGACAGGGCTTACTCGGACGAGTGGCCTCAGGAGGAGAGAGAGTCAGCATGGTACACGCTCCACAGGACGTTTAAGGCAATCTTAGTTCTCCTCTCGCCCTTAATGCCATTCGTAACCGACTATATTTTCAGAAAGCTTTACGGGACAAGAGTCCACAGCCAGGGGCTGCCAGGCCCACTCATAGAAGGCGTCGAGGCTGATAAGCTGGCCGGGGACGCCGAGCTGGTAATGAAGGTCAACAACGCCATCTGGTCCTTCAAGAAACAGAGAGGGATCAGGCTCTCGGAGCCGCTAAAGGGCAGGGTCTACATAACCATCGGCAGGCTGTCACCTTACCTTAAGGACCTTGGCTCGCTGCACAAGGTAGAGTTCGTCGTTACTGATAGAATGCCCGAGGGCGCCCAGGTCATTGAGGACGGGCTATACCTGGTCTCAGAGGCATAG
- a CDS encoding Malate/lactate dehydrogenase, with amino-acid sequence MITIVGGAGRVGVTTAAMVLIRELDDVMLIDIKEKENAVKGEALDLNHMASALGVSVKAYGSADYKDMEGSDLVIVTAGFPRKPGQTREDLLRVNADVIKAVAENISKYAPEAPVILTTNPLDAMTYVMYKKLKAPRERVIGFSGMLDAPRLAYYASLKLGISPASIYPVVLGMHGENMFPAPRLSTIGGAPLTSFLSPSDIDEIVKQTVQAGGEITKLRGYSSNWGPAAGVALMAESIKKNQHRVFIASVYLNGEYGYRDVIAEVPVVLGRKGVEKIIELPLTEEEKKGLDKSIQAVRDLINALPPEYKE; translated from the coding sequence ATGATCACGATAGTGGGCGGCGCGGGCAGGGTGGGAGTTACTACGGCCGCCATGGTTCTGATACGTGAGCTTGATGACGTAATGCTAATAGATATCAAGGAGAAGGAGAACGCCGTCAAGGGTGAAGCCCTCGACCTGAACCACATGGCTTCCGCGCTGGGGGTCTCGGTAAAGGCCTACGGCTCGGCCGACTACAAGGACATGGAGGGCTCTGACCTAGTCATAGTGACGGCGGGCTTTCCCAGGAAGCCCGGTCAGACCCGTGAGGACCTGCTCAGAGTCAACGCTGACGTGATCAAGGCTGTCGCTGAGAACATAAGCAAGTACGCCCCCGAGGCGCCTGTCATCTTGACGACTAACCCGTTGGACGCCATGACCTACGTCATGTATAAGAAGCTCAAGGCGCCTAGGGAGAGGGTTATAGGCTTCAGCGGCATGCTTGACGCGCCCAGGCTAGCCTACTACGCCTCCCTTAAGCTCGGCATCAGCCCTGCCTCTATATATCCAGTAGTCCTAGGCATGCACGGCGAGAACATGTTCCCAGCGCCAAGGCTATCCACGATAGGGGGCGCCCCGCTGACCAGCTTCCTGTCGCCCAGCGACATAGATGAGATAGTTAAGCAGACGGTACAGGCAGGGGGCGAGATAACCAAGCTGCGCGGTTACAGCAGCAACTGGGGCCCCGCTGCCGGCGTGGCCCTGATGGCCGAGTCCATAAAGAAGAACCAGCACAGGGTCTTCATAGCGAGCGTCTACCTCAACGGCGAGTACGGCTATAGGGACGTCATAGCGGAGGTCCCGGTGGTCCTGGGCCGCAAAGGCGTTGAGAAGATCATTGAGCTGCCGCTCACGGAGGAGGAGAAGAAGGGGCTCGACAAGAGCATACAGGCCGTCCGCGACCTGATAAACGCCCTGCCGCCTGAGTACAAGGAGTAA
- a CDS encoding putative transcription factor, eukaryotic MBF1-like yields MTLYCEVCGRPIEGAGHRVLLEGAEVIVCDDCFAKLTKSGRAVPVPQKPQKVTSAPKVRRQRAEMLEVVDDYPDLIRRAREERGWTTAVLAQKLRVSEDLVRRIEGGKVKPTIDLAKRIEELLKIKLLQPVEYEEEEAEGTKGGPDVLTFGDVAVVRRDEG; encoded by the coding sequence TTGACCCTGTACTGCGAGGTCTGTGGCCGCCCAATTGAGGGGGCCGGGCACAGGGTCCTGCTGGAGGGAGCTGAAGTCATAGTATGTGACGACTGCTTCGCCAAGCTTACTAAGAGCGGGAGGGCCGTGCCGGTTCCCCAGAAGCCCCAGAAGGTGACCTCTGCACCTAAGGTCAGGAGGCAGAGGGCTGAGATGTTAGAGGTTGTTGACGATTACCCTGACCTGATAAGGAGGGCCAGGGAGGAGAGGGGTTGGACCACTGCAGTGCTGGCCCAGAAGCTGAGGGTCAGCGAGGACCTGGTGAGGAGGATTGAGGGAGGCAAGGTTAAGCCTACCATAGACCTTGCCAAGAGGATCGAGGAGCTGCTTAAGATAAAGCTCCTTCAGCCCGTTGAGTATGAGGAGGAAGAGGCTGAGGGGACTAAGGGAGGGCCTGACGTGCTGACCTTTGGCGACGTCGCGGTTGTAAGGAGGGATGAGGGTTAG
- a CDS encoding GTP-binding protein HflX, with translation MEVQGSRKALLVLAKEYLAHEREALAIAESAGYAVAKVIRRAKAGRRLSDEYVRRLAEEAEAVGADTIIYYGYLEPSSIYRLEKASHKRVIDRVMVILEIFALHAGSKEAKLQIEMARLRHELPLIREYIRRAKMGEQVDFLGPGRYAFEAYERHVTSRIARIRRELEELKDRVAMQEAQRKEMGVVVVGIVGYASAGKTSLFNALTGESQRVGPEYFTTLFAKHKVVEVNGARLMFVDTVGFVRDVPPEIVESFYSTLQEAALSDVLIFVVDSSDPLDVVKEKVLSGLELLVRLNAIGKPLIFALNKIDLVSPDVTSSVSTAVKELASKFTDSFSIVPVSAKQAINLEALVSEVLRNARPRVAGKGLREGICAEARPQASKG, from the coding sequence TTGGAGGTTCAGGGGAGCAGGAAGGCCCTGCTCGTGTTAGCAAAGGAGTACTTGGCTCATGAGCGGGAGGCCCTGGCCATAGCCGAGAGCGCGGGCTACGCTGTGGCTAAGGTGATAAGGAGGGCTAAGGCTGGGAGAAGGCTAAGCGATGAGTACGTGAGAAGGCTAGCTGAGGAGGCCGAGGCCGTAGGGGCTGACACAATTATCTACTATGGCTACCTGGAGCCCTCGTCAATATACAGGCTTGAGAAGGCCTCCCACAAGAGGGTTATAGACAGGGTTATGGTCATCCTTGAAATCTTCGCCCTGCACGCGGGCTCCAAGGAGGCCAAGCTGCAGATAGAGATGGCGAGGCTCAGGCACGAGCTGCCCCTGATACGGGAGTATATAAGGAGGGCCAAGATGGGCGAGCAGGTCGACTTCCTGGGGCCTGGAAGGTACGCCTTCGAGGCCTACGAGAGGCACGTAACGTCGAGGATTGCCCGAATAAGGAGGGAGCTTGAGGAGCTCAAGGACAGGGTTGCGATGCAGGAGGCGCAGAGGAAGGAGATGGGCGTCGTGGTGGTTGGCATAGTTGGCTACGCCTCTGCGGGCAAGACCTCGCTTTTCAACGCGTTAACCGGGGAGTCGCAGAGGGTTGGGCCCGAGTACTTCACCACGCTCTTCGCGAAGCATAAGGTCGTCGAGGTTAACGGCGCCAGGCTGATGTTTGTTGACACGGTAGGCTTTGTGAGGGACGTGCCACCTGAGATCGTGGAGTCGTTTTACTCAACGCTTCAGGAGGCCGCGTTGTCAGACGTGCTGATTTTCGTCGTAGATTCCTCAGACCCGCTTGACGTAGTAAAGGAGAAGGTGCTTTCAGGCCTTGAGCTCCTGGTCAGGCTCAACGCCATAGGTAAGCCGCTTATATTTGCCCTCAACAAGATAGACCTGGTAAGCCCTGACGTCACTAGCTCCGTGAGCACAGCTGTGAAGGAGCTGGCCTCAAAGTTCACCGACTCCTTCTCGATAGTGCCGGTGTCAGCGAAGCAGGCAATAAACCTTGAGGCCCTGGTATCAGAGGTGCTCAGGAATGCAAGGCCTAGAGTCGCTGGCAAGGGTTTACGGGAAGGTATATGTGCTGAGGCTAGGCCACAGGCCAGCAAGGGATAA
- a CDS encoding Transcription initiation factor IIE, alpha subunit, with translation MSEEDQKRVNELRQLIRLLAVKSGIDETMADDLFDLLLTVDPEKGVSDEEVESMKGYKQADVRKVFRIFYDLHIASYRRGKHPETGATRYYWYLDSKDLDLALLRRKKLVLEKLKARLNYELSNEFYVCPKDHTRYTFDYAFEYEFTCPKCGSLLVPDNNSEYVKALEARIKRLEEEIKKDEATLFGR, from the coding sequence TTGAGCGAAGAGGACCAGAAAAGGGTTAACGAGCTGAGGCAGCTGATAAGGCTCTTGGCAGTGAAGTCTGGCATAGACGAGACTATGGCTGACGACCTCTTTGACCTCCTGCTCACCGTCGACCCTGAGAAGGGGGTAAGCGACGAGGAGGTGGAGTCGATGAAGGGTTACAAGCAGGCTGACGTGAGGAAGGTCTTCAGGATATTCTATGACCTTCACATAGCTAGTTATCGCAGAGGCAAGCACCCCGAGACCGGCGCCACGAGATATTACTGGTACCTTGACTCCAAGGACCTCGACCTGGCCCTGCTGAGGAGGAAGAAGCTGGTCCTCGAGAAGCTCAAGGCCAGGCTGAACTATGAGCTCTCCAACGAGTTCTATGTATGTCCTAAGGACCACACCAGGTACACCTTTGACTACGCGTTCGAGTACGAGTTCACCTGTCCTAAGTGCGGCTCCCTGCTGGTCCCTGACAACAACAGCGAGTACGTGAAGGCCCTTGAGGCGAGGATAAAGAGGCTTGAGGAGGAGATAAAGAAGGATGAGGCAACGCTATTTGGTCGCTGA